In the genome of Chroococcidiopsis sp. TS-821, the window CTGGTGATGCTGGTGTTAAGGGAATCTTGACAGGGTCAGTTGCGGAAGTTCCAGTACCCGAAACGAATGTAAAGCCTGTGGCAGGGTTATAGCTATAAGTTGCGGTTTCACCTGCGTTGTATGTAATTGTGACTAATGTACCATTGGGTAAGGCTGCGGGATCAGCAAGAGGCGTTGGTAGTAAGGAAACGGTTATTGGATCGGTCGTGGAACCATTGGCAATTGTGTTTGTGAACGTTCGTGGCGCGGGGTCTGGTATCGGTGCATTAGGTGCTAACCCTGCGGGAACTGTGGTTGATGCGTTGGTAAAGTCGTCGTTATTGTTTGTTGGTCCAACCGCATTGGGTTGATTCAAGGGACCATTCAGAACTTCGGGTACTGCACCAACGGTAGCAGATTGCGTGGCGCTGGCTTCGCGTTCGCCATTAGCAGGCGCACCACCAACAGCTATGGTACGTACCTCATTGGGATTTGCACCATCAGCTGCATCCGGCTGGTTCTGCGTGCTCGCACTATTATCATTAGCGCCAGTGTTACCCAAAACAACTGTGACATTTGTACCAGAAGGAGTTACGCCGACGACTACCGGAACCCGTACCTTAATGACTCGATCCGCAGCAATACTGCCTGTTGTCAAGCCTACTGCTGGAATCACTGTTTCAAATGTGCCATCGTTATTCAAGTCGGCAAGCAGTGGACCGGAAAGCGTACCGTTGGTAATACTCGAAGGCGCACCAGGAATGAAGATTGCTGTTGCGTCGTTACCTGTGTTAGTAATGGTAAAATCGAAGTTGAGGATATCGCCAGTTTGAATTGTCCCACCGTTGACATCTTGTACTGGATCGGCTGTTACGGTAATACCAGCGACTTTGGCAACTGTAATCGTTACTTGGTTAGAAGTAGCGTTGATTGAAGTTCCAGGATTGCTAGGATCTTCATAAGTTGCAGTTGCGGTGTTGCTAATTGTTGTACCAGCAGGAGTTCCAGCCGCAAGTACTGGTGCTGCTAGTTGAAATGCACCACTAAGGAGTAAGCCGGTTGCCAGCAGTTGACGATAAAGACTTTTACGGGATGTTTTCATAGTAGGAATCTATAAGTTCCGAAGCACAAAGGTAGTCATGGCAAATTCAACTGGTAAGCCAAACATGACTTCCAATCAAAAATGCTGGTTGGTAGGTGAAACTCTCAGAAAGGCTTTAAACTTCTAGCCAAACTGCGGACTTCTTTTAGCTACCCAATGTCGTTACAAACTTTACGGTTTTATCTTCCTTTAGATAGATGACATTTACCTTAAGGAAAACACTGAACTTGTTTTAGCAAGAAATTTCAGCAAAATACGGAGATTACTGAGGCGCGATCGCTTTACATAAGCGATCTATTACTAGATGATTAATTATTGATAGGCTTAATATAATAATTAAGTATGACTCCTTGGCGATCGCCTCTAGCGCGTGCTTTGCACAAAAACTCGCAGCCAGTCTCTCGCTATTTACAACTAGCAACGGTGCGTTTGGATAATCGCCCTGCCAACCGCACGGTTGTTTTTCGCGGTTTTCTAGAAGATACCGATCAGTTAAAATTTATTGTCGATGCCCGCACGCAAAAACCCGAACAAATTGCGCATCAACCTTGGGCGGAAGCGTGTTGGTACTTTATTGACACCCGCGAACAATTTCGGATTAGTGGTTACTTGAATTTAATCGGCGAAGATTGCCCCGACGCAACATTACAGCAAGCACGTCACAACACTTGGCGCGAAATCAGTGACGCGGCGCGATTACTTTTTGCTTATCCTCATCCTGGAAAGCCAAGAGATGATTTAGGATTTGACGTTCCACCACCAGATGCGACGCAACCCCTACCGCATTTTTGCCTATTGCTACTCGAACCGATTGAGGTAGACCACTTAAAGCTACGTGGCGAACCACAGAATCGATATCTCTATACTCGCAACAGCGATCGCACTTGGTCTACTCTAGAAATCAATCCCTAAAGTTTAAATTCCTGCGCCGTCAAGAAACTCTTGAATCGCTTTATTTCTTAATTGACAAGCTGCACCTTGAGTTGCTGGTATTTCTTCCTGACTTGGTAGTGCGTCACCTGCTTCTTCCGCAGCAATTGAAATATGATACACAGGTGCAGGAGTCTGCTTATGCTGTAACTGCTCTACTTGTTGTTCTAGAGCTTCTATGCGGTCGACTAAAGCGCGAATAACTTCTGCTTCTGAGTCCGGTAGGCTACCATGTTCTAGCGGATCGACACGAACACCAGAGCGATAAATCACGCGTCCTGGTACGCCAACAACTGTACAGTTAGAAGGAACATTGCGCAGAACTACCGATCCCGCACCAATTCGGACATTATTGCCAATCTCGATATTACCTAAAACTTTGGCACCAGCACCAACAACGACGTTATCGCCTAAGGTAGGGTGGCGTTTGCCGCTTTCTTTACCTGTACCACCAAGCGTGACTCCTTGATAAAGCAAAACATAGTCACCAACAATAGCTGTTTCCCCAATCACGACTCCCATACCGTGATCGACAAAAAAGCCTTTACCAATAACTGCGCCAGGGTGAATTTCAATTCCTGTGAGAAAGCGTGCTATAAAAGAGATCAGACGCGGAATGAAGGGAATACCCATCTTGTATAGCTTGTGCGCTATCCGATGCAAAATAATTGCTTGCAAGCCAGGATAGAAGAACAACACCTCCAGCCAGTTACGTGCCGCTGGATCGCGCTCAAAGATAATTTGAAAGTCAGCAAGTAGGGTAGAGAACACCTTAAAATACCCAACATAGGCAAAACATCTCACAATTTATCTTAGCGTTTTCTGTCGCTTGGCAATTAAAAATTTCAAAAGACATCATTACTATGCCACCATTTTTGTTGATTTTATTTTTGCTGATTAGTTCGAGTTGGATGACTGAAACTTTTGTTTTAATTCCTCTCAGGGCTTTTAGAGAGTTTCATTTACCAAATATGCTGATTTGGGGTGCAGTTGCGCTGGTTTTATTCTGGTGCTTTGGCGAATGAATTGCGAAGTGGTACTTGTGCATTGAGATTGACGCTTATGAAAAATGATATGATTTTCAACTCGGAACTAAGGAAGTTGTGAACTATGGCGCGTCTAGCACTGCTGAGCGTATCGGATAAAACAGGGTTGATTGATTTTGCTCGAAGTTTAGTTGCAGAATTCGGCTTTGATCTGATTAGCAGTGGTGGTACAGCCCAAGCCTTGAAAGATGCAGGATTACCAGTAACAAAAGTTGCTGATTACACAGGTTCGCCAGAAATTTTAGGCGGAAGAGTCAAAACATTACATCCACGCATTCATGGCGGTATTTTGGCGCGTCGTGATGTTGCGCAAGACGTTGCCGATTTAGAAAATAATCAAATTCGCCCAATTGATTTAGTAGTTGTTAACTTGTACCCATTTGCGGCGACGATCGCTAAACCTGATGTCACTTTACCCGATGCGATTGAACAAATTGATATCGGCGGTCCTGCGATGCTGAGAGCCGCAGCAAAAAATTACGCTCATTTAACCGTGTTGTGTGACCCTACGCTGTATGAGGCGTATCTAGGAGAATTACGACAACATAATGGCGATGTTTCTTTTGAATTTCGCCAACAATGCGCGATTAAGGCATTTTCTCACACCTCAGAATACGACCAGGCGATCGCATCTTATTTGAGAGGTCAAGAATTATCACAACACTATACACTTTCAGGAACGCAGTTGCAGGCTTTGCGGTATGGGGAAAATCCGCATCAAAAAGCAGCTTGGTATCAAACTGGGAAGAAAGCAAGTGGCTGGGCTGCGGCTACAAAACTGCAAGGAAAAGAACTGAGCTACAATAACTTGGTTGATTTAGAAGCTGCGCGGCGAATTGTTGCTGAGTTTACTGATACTCCTGCGGCGACAATTATTAAACACGCGAATCCTTGCGGTGTTGCCTTAGGAAATTCGCTTGTAGAAGCTTATACCAAAGCTTTTAATGCAGATTCTACTTCAGCTTTTGGTGGCATTGTTGCACTTAATCAGCCGATTGATGCTGCGACTGCTACTGAGTTAACGAAGACGTTTTTGGAATGTGTGGTTGCACCTGGTTGCGAAGCAGCAGCCCAGGAGATATTAGCGGCTAAATCTAAAGTACGCGTGTTGATTTTACCAGATTTGAGTGCAGGAGCAAAAGAAACTGTAAAAACGATCGCGGGTGGATTTTTAGTACAAGCGGCGGATGATGTTGTTGCCGATCCGAATCAATGGCAAGTTGTCACGCAAAAACAGCCTACACCAGAACAATTAGCAGAATTATTGTTTGCCTGGAAAGTATGCAAGCATGTTAAGTCAAATGCGATTGTTGTCACGCGCGATCGCACAACTGCGGGTGTCGGCGCTGGGCAAATGAATCGTGTCGGTTCGGTGCAAATTGCTTTAGCACAAGCTGGAGAAAAAGCGCAGGGCGGCTTCTTAGCTAGTGACGGTTTCTTTCCGTTTGACGACTCGGTGAAAACTGCGGCTGCTGCGGGAATTTCTGCGATCGTGCAACCTGGTGGTAGTATGCGCGATCGAGATTCAATCGATGCGGCGAATGATTTAGGCTTAGTGATGGTGTTTACAGGAATACGCCACTTTTTACACTAATTAAATATCAGGGGAAAATTTTGCCTACCTCGAGATAGATGTCAGGAAAAGTCGTCAAGTGGAGAAGAGTCTGTTTATCTTGTACTGATTTTTGTTGATAAGTTTTACTTTCAGGTTTTCTAAAAACAATAACTTTTTCATCTTTAATGTCAATAACCCAGTATTCAGGGATACTCGCACGTGCATACAACGCCGCTTTTTTGTTGCAGTCATAGGTTAGTGTACGATCTGCGACTTCTACCAGCAGAAAAACATCATCTGGAACTGGATGTCTGTCAATGTAGTCACGGGAATCTATTTTGACAACAGCGATATCCGGGTCAGGTTCTGAGCGATCGCTCATATAAATTGGTTCTTGAACTCGAATATCGGCTTTTCCGGTAAGGAGATCGCGTAATATATCTGCGGTGCGCTTTGTAATTGCTGAGTGCGGTGGGTTTTTAGCCGCCATCTTGACAATCTGCCCTTCTATCAACTCCACTCGTTCATCTGGGTGCAAAATTCCCAGATCTGCCATTTTGTGATACTCCTGTACCGTAAATAATCTGGGTTGTGTTGTAGTCATAGATGATGCATTACAAAGATAATTTGTAGTAAGATGTAGTATTGTATTACAAGCGAAGTGCAATGGTAATAGGTAATGGATAAATGGTAAGACGGACTATTTATAAGCGAATTACCAGTTGCTTTTATCTTTATATTTAACTTGAAATCATGAGTGTATATCGTTTTGAGCAGTCGTTTAGTGCAGATCCTACGCTGAGCAAACGCTTATTTGAACTGCTAGACACTGTATTTTCTAACTTTGATATCAGCCGTCTTGCCAAAACCGCAAGAGTATTAGGCGCAGCTTGGGAAACGGCTTCTACTCCGTTTATTCAGTTTAATGATGGTGTTGCGGTTTCACACGTAGGCGTTTTAGAAATTCCGCTGCTGGTTATGGGAGAAAAGTTGATGGTAGGAGGAATTCATGCAGTAGCAACGCATCCTGAATATCGTCGTCGCGGGTATTATCGCGAAATTATGACAGAAGTGCTGGATTACTGCGATCGCCGCTATGAAACATTAGTACTGACAACATCACAACCTAAATTGTACGAACCTTTCGGCTTTCGCGTCGTAGAAGAACACAAATTTGTGGCGCAGTGTGAGGTAAAAGAAAGTAGCGAGCGCTTGCGCTTATTAGATTTTGCCGATTCAAGCGATATCAAACTACTGCATCGACTTTTAGAAACGCGTACTCCTGTCTCGAATGTTGTCGGAGTTTTGCCGCAGCAGGAAAAAGCTTTATTCTGTGTAAACGAAGCAACGCGCCCTCTGTATTATGCAGAAGATTTAGATGTGATTTTTTGTATGGAAATTGAAGACGATCGACTCCAGCTTTTTGATGTAGTAGGAACCAACATTCCCACAATAAATGAACTTTTGGCAAGACTTTCCCATCCTATTAAAGAAACTGTAGTTTATTTTAGTCCCGATCGCTTAGATGTAACTTTCCAAGCGATTCCCCACGTACTAGACAAAGCATTTTTGATGGTGCGTGGTAAGTTTGCAGCAGAAGGTCAGGAATTTATGCTACCGCGTTCTGCGCGTTGTTGACGTGCCAATAAGTATTAAAAATAAACGTATTACCAATTACCGATTACCCATTACTAATTACCATTTTCTACCTTTGCTAGACGACTTGCTAATAACGCTTGGTAGTCTAACCAAGTCTAATGGCGTAAGATTACTTCTGCACCTGATGGTAAGCCAATACTGTTTTCAGTAATGGTTAGATGCATTGGTCAATTTAAAGTAACGTATTATTTAAGTAAGTAAGTGGGTAAAAATAAATATAACTTAAGGGCTGGTAACTGGTAACTAGTAATTGGTCAAGCAGGATCTATTACTCATTACCCATTACCTATTATCTATTACCCGACAAATGTTATGTGTGATATTTGATTATGCCCACCTACTTACACGCATCAAGAATGATTCCCTCTAAAATCAATCATTGTTTGTAAATAAACGCCAGGCATTCCAGTATCAAAACAACGTCCCTGAACAACATAGCCTATCATTCCTTCAGCTTGGCGTAAACTTTCTAGTGCAGATGTTAACTGAAATTCGCCGCGATCGCGTCTATTATTCTTAATATTTTCTTCTAAAAAATCAAACAACTTTGGCGATAGTGCATATAGACCAAAGATACACAAGAATTCATCTTCCGTGACTCCTTCTACACGTAAATGTTGGCGTGCATATTCAATTGAGGGTTTTTCGTAAACTTGCGTCAGATTAAGAATTGATTCTTGTTGCCAATTTCCTGCAACGCAACCAGCTTTATGAATCATTTCTGCTGGCATTGTTGTTAAACCAATT includes:
- a CDS encoding Npun_F5749 family FMN-dependent PPOX-type flavoprotein → MTPWRSPLARALHKNSQPVSRYLQLATVRLDNRPANRTVVFRGFLEDTDQLKFIVDARTQKPEQIAHQPWAEACWYFIDTREQFRISGYLNLIGEDCPDATLQQARHNTWREISDAARLLFAYPHPGKPRDDLGFDVPPPDATQPLPHFCLLLLEPIEVDHLKLRGEPQNRYLYTRNSDRTWSTLEINP
- the cysE gene encoding serine O-acetyltransferase; protein product: MFSTLLADFQIIFERDPAARNWLEVLFFYPGLQAIILHRIAHKLYKMGIPFIPRLISFIARFLTGIEIHPGAVIGKGFFVDHGMGVVIGETAIVGDYVLLYQGVTLGGTGKESGKRHPTLGDNVVVGAGAKVLGNIEIGNNVRIGAGSVVLRNVPSNCTVVGVPGRVIYRSGVRVDPLEHGSLPDSEAEVIRALVDRIEALEQQVEQLQHKQTPAPVYHISIAAEEAGDALPSQEEIPATQGAACQLRNKAIQEFLDGAGI
- the purH gene encoding bifunctional phosphoribosylaminoimidazolecarboxamide formyltransferase/IMP cyclohydrolase, with the protein product MARLALLSVSDKTGLIDFARSLVAEFGFDLISSGGTAQALKDAGLPVTKVADYTGSPEILGGRVKTLHPRIHGGILARRDVAQDVADLENNQIRPIDLVVVNLYPFAATIAKPDVTLPDAIEQIDIGGPAMLRAAAKNYAHLTVLCDPTLYEAYLGELRQHNGDVSFEFRQQCAIKAFSHTSEYDQAIASYLRGQELSQHYTLSGTQLQALRYGENPHQKAAWYQTGKKASGWAAATKLQGKELSYNNLVDLEAARRIVAEFTDTPAATIIKHANPCGVALGNSLVEAYTKAFNADSTSAFGGIVALNQPIDAATATELTKTFLECVVAPGCEAAAQEILAAKSKVRVLILPDLSAGAKETVKTIAGGFLVQAADDVVADPNQWQVVTQKQPTPEQLAELLFAWKVCKHVKSNAIVVTRDRTTAGVGAGQMNRVGSVQIALAQAGEKAQGGFLASDGFFPFDDSVKTAAAAGISAIVQPGGSMRDRDSIDAANDLGLVMVFTGIRHFLH
- a CDS encoding Uma2 family endonuclease, encoding MTTTQPRLFTVQEYHKMADLGILHPDERVELIEGQIVKMAAKNPPHSAITKRTADILRDLLTGKADIRVQEPIYMSDRSEPDPDIAVVKIDSRDYIDRHPVPDDVFLLVEVADRTLTYDCNKKAALYARASIPEYWVIDIKDEKVIVFRKPESKTYQQKSVQDKQTLLHLTTFPDIYLEVGKIFP
- a CDS encoding GNAT family N-acetyltransferase, translating into MSVYRFEQSFSADPTLSKRLFELLDTVFSNFDISRLAKTARVLGAAWETASTPFIQFNDGVAVSHVGVLEIPLLVMGEKLMVGGIHAVATHPEYRRRGYYREIMTEVLDYCDRRYETLVLTTSQPKLYEPFGFRVVEEHKFVAQCEVKESSERLRLLDFADSSDIKLLHRLLETRTPVSNVVGVLPQQEKALFCVNEATRPLYYAEDLDVIFCMEIEDDRLQLFDVVGTNIPTINELLARLSHPIKETVVYFSPDRLDVTFQAIPHVLDKAFLMVRGKFAAEGQEFMLPRSARC